GCGATGCGCCTATGAAGCCTCGCGCGGGGTCAGTCCCGGCATGTTCCGGGGATTGTCGAAATTCTACGGTTCGCTCGCCGAGAGCGAACCGCAGAGCGAGGCGCGGCGCGAACCCGCGCACCGGCGCAAAAAATCTCCCGAGAAGGAACTCGGGAGATAGACATCTCGTCAGGGAAATTCGGCCGGAAGCCGCTTAGTCGAAAATCTTGATCAGAGCGTCGAGAACCGGCGAGGTCGTGCGCGTTGCCGATGAGGCGCGGTATTCGGTCCAGCGCGGCGCGCCTTCGATCACGAGGACGCCGTTCTGCATGTATTCGCGGCCCTGATGTCCGCCGGTATCGGTGAACTGGGCGCGGTGCTCGGTGCGGGTTTCGGTTTCGGTCGATGCATCGTGCGCGGTGGCGATGAACGTTGTCGCCGCCAGAAGTGCCGTCCCGATGATGAAGCTGCGGACCATCACTCAACTCCTCCAAACCTTGTTAACGTATTGTTAACGCACGGGATGGGGGTGGAGCGAGTCCTTTCGCCGGTTAGGGTTTATCCGGTGCCGGGTGGGTTGCCCCCACCCGGCGGTCCTGAAAGCCTTTATTCCACGATCTGAATGATCCTGCGGCTCGACGGTTCGACGATGACCCTGCGGTCGTTCACCACCGCATAGCGGTAGGTCGTCACTTCCGGCACGGTGTAGAATTCAACATCGGCCGGCAGCACCGTGCCGACCGCGATCGGGCCGTCATAGGTGACCGAGCGGCCTTCCCGGACGATGTATTCCCGCTCCCGCGGGCCGATCTGGATATCGAGCAGCTGGGCAAAGGCGGGCGTTGTGAAGGTGGCGGCCGCCAGTGCCGCTCCGAGCATGAGCTTCTTCATAAGCGTCTCCCTGTGTCTCCGGGCCCCAAAGCCGAACGGGCGGGAGAGACGGGAGTTCCGGGTGAAGTTGCAGTGCGCCGTCGCTGCGGCTATCCGCCCTTTACCTATTGAATCAGCTTGATCCAGTCGGGGCCGGGGAAGGGCGGGCGCTCGTCCAGCTCGATGCGGGCGGGGCCGCGCGCGCCGTTCATATAGATGAAGCGGTCGGGCGGCGCGGGCGTGATCCGCGCGTAATAGGTCACGGGTGCGCCATAGGCGCGGCCGGTGTCCGTATAATAGCGCCGGATTTCGTAATCGCGCGTCGCGTCCTGCTGCACCGGCGCGCCATAGTCGGCGGCCAGCGCGCTGACGCTGATTGTCGACAAAAGAATACCAACGAGAAATGTTCTCATTTGCTCACTCCCGCTACGCAACACCGGCGGAGAGCTTACGGTTCCCCCTGTAATAAAACGAAAATTCTCGATGTGAATTATCTAATCTTCCGTTAGTGAATGTTAATTGTGGCTTTTGGATTGTCGGTACATGGTGCGTTTTATGGAAGCCGATACCGACATCAACGAAGCCGAGCGCATGGCGCTCATCATCGGTGAACTCGCCGACAGGGCTCGTGCGGCCGGCTTCCCGGTGATCGCCCATCTGCTCGATATGGCGCAGATGGAGGCACGCGATAACGCCATCCGCGAAATGGACGCGGCGCTCCCCAGCCTGAATTAGCCCCGGTCAGTCCGGCGCATAGCGGCAATAGGGCTTGCTCGACGCCTTGCGGTGCACGCAGCGCTTTTCCGGCTTCTGCCACTTCTTCCAGGCCGGCGTCGTGTCGGTCCGCGCGTTCGGCTGCGTGTTCGGCTGTGCGCCATAGGCGATCTGGGCCGGCGCACCCGTCGGCAGCCCGGCGCCGGCAAGAGCGATCAGCGCCCCGAGAACAATCACGCGCATGATATCTCCCCCGAACACCCCAACGCGCCGACCCTAAGCCACGGCGCGCGATCGGCAAAGCCGCCAGCCGGCGGCGGGATAGCACCGCCGCATCCTCAGTTCAGCGGCATCCGCTCTGCCGGAACGCACCAGCCCGTCCGGCAAGGCGTGCGCCAGTCGCCGGATGTGGCCGGTTCTTCCGGCGGCGAGCTTGGCAGCGGCGTCCCGTTGTAGACGTGCCAGCCGATCAGCAGGATGACCACGACTGCAGGCAGCGCGTAAACCGCGCCGCGCCTCATCTGTCCCCGGCGATGCGCACGGGTGTCTTCATCCTTGCTCTGCACCACGCGCACGCCGCGCCCCTCGGCATAGCCGATGAAATGCTCAAAGCCCGGAAAGTGTGCAGACAGTTCGTGCCGCCGGAAGCCGCTATAGAAGATGACCGGGGATGTGAAATCGCGAAGATTGATCTCGGTCACATCGCTCCACGGAACCCGGGTCTTGCGCCCGAGTGCTTTGGTGAAGGCGACACCGTCTTCCGAAAATTCGATCCGGGTATGCGCCATGCGGTGAGCGATGGCGGCGCAGCCGATGCTGAAAATGGCCCATGGCACAAACTGGAGAAGCGCCGCATCGCGCGTTGCGGGGCGTGGGCCGAAGCTCATCCACGAAACACTGTCGCCGGAGAGATAAGCGAAGAGAGAAACGGCGTGCCAGAGCGCCGGCATCGCAATGACACCGGCGAGGATGGCCAGAAGCAGCATTTTGTCGGTGACGTGCGGATAGGTCCAGGTGATGCGGAGCGGCTGGGCCGGGGGCGGAAACAGCAATCCGTACCAGACATAGCGGATAAGCAGCGGCGGGAGCGCGACAAGAGCGATCACGGCGGCAAAGCCGACGGCCGTTCTCATGTTCGGAGCGCTGAGAATCTCCAGATGGCCCCACATGTTCGATAAAACCGCCGAATAAGGTTCGTCTGTTTTCGCGTGCAAAGTAGAGATATGCTACCGGAGAGTGAAGTGCCGGGGGAATTGAAATGGCTTTTGAGCGCGGGGTTCTGGCTGCCGTATTCCTGATGGCGGCCCTGCCCGCCGCATACGCGGTGGGACCGAAAGGGCATGTTGCAACGATTATGTTCGAGACGGATTCGGAGACAAACAACGCTCCTTTGTACGCGCATCCAAGCTTCGACTGTACCTCGAAGAAAAAGATCATCGACAAGTTCAACCGCATCGAGTTCTGGGCAAAGAACAAGCGCGAGTTTTCCATGACGAAGGAGGTTCCGGCCAATGCGCCCTTCACCTTCTCCATCTACGGGCGAACCCATGTGAGGTGGGATGCGGGGATGCGGGAGGTGTTCACGGTCTGTGAGCCGATCCTGTCTTTCACGCCGCAAGCCGGCGCGACCTATCTGGCACGCCATTCCATGAACCTTCGAGGCGATTGCGCGCTCGCTTTGTTCCGGCGCAATGGAGCGGCTCTGACGCCCGAGCCGGCTTCGCGGCTTGTGTGCCCCGTGCTGAACGGCACGCCGGTGTCTCAGTAACAGCGACGAGCCTTGCGGCGGCCACCCAAAACCCCGAAACAGGCCAAATGCCAGGACGCCTCGCGCAAGGATTTGAGCCCGAAGAACTCCTGCGCCTCTTCAACGCCCGCGCCGGCGATCTTGAGGGCGCTGGGCCGCGCTGGAATTCGGCGCCGACCCACAGATTGATGGCGGTGCGCAAGGATCCGCAGTCGGGAGAAAACGCGCTCGATCTTTTGCGCTGGGGGCTCGTGCCGCATTTCGCCAAAGACATGAAGGGCGGCGCAAGCCTCATCAATGCGCGCAGCGAAACGGTCTCATCTACCGCGCCCTTTCGTGACGCCTGGGCAAAAAAGCGCCGCTGCCTCATCCCGCTCAAAGGTTATTACGAATGGCGCGGCGAGAAGGGCGCAAAACAGCCGCTGGCGATTGCGCTCGCATCGAAAGAGCCGATGGCGCTCGCCGGCCTCTGGGAAAACTGGAAAGACAAGGAAAGCGGCTTATGGCTGCGCACCTTCACGCTCCTGACCTGTGAGCCGAATTCCGCCATCGCGGAATTTCATCACCGCATGCCGGTGATCGTACTGGCGGAACATCAAACGGGCTGGCTTGCGGGCGAGGATGCGGCCGGTCTCCTCAAACCCATCGCCTCGAAGCTTCTCGACATCCGGCCTGTCGGTACAGCGGTCAATAAGGTAGGGAATGAGGGGGAAGAACTATGGAATCGGATAAGCCAGTCCACGTCGATTTTTGGCCGGGAAACCATCTAAGCTATACGACAACGAAGATTGATATTTTCAGAAACGAGATCTTGCTTAGCTCAGCTACCGGATTTGTGATGAGATATGGCCAGACTTATGCGCTGGTCACTAACTGGCATGTTCTAAGCGGTATCAATCCAGCAAATGGTTCTTGTTTGTCGCCGACAGGCGCTATCCCAGCCCAGATACGATGCCATGTCACGATCTCACAACAAGTGACGGTCGGTGCAACATCGGGCGAGCAGTTGTTCTTCAAGCCTATCATTATCGATCTGTACGAAGGCGAAATGCCGGTCTGGCTAGAAAATCGTGAACATTTTCCCGAGAACGACTATGCGGCAATAGACTTGGGTGCAATCGTTCCTGAACTTGCCGATCCACGAGTTTCGCTGAGGTCCATACGATCAGGCGTAGTTACCTTAAAGAAGGGCAGGAAACCCCCGGCAGGAGACGTGGCAGTTGCCCCAGACGACTTCCAAAGTTTCTACCCGCCGGTGGGAAAGGAAGTGTTCGTTCTTGGATACCCAAAAGGCATAACTAGCACGGGCGTTTTCCCGATCTGGAAGCGCGCTTCGATCGCGTCTGAGCCGCAAGCCCCGACCAATCTTCGCGGCCGTGAGAGCCATGACGTTTTTTACATCGACGCAACAACGAAGCATGGAATGTCCGGATCGCCAGTGATTTGTTTAGCGAAGCCAGGCGATCTGTTCGTGACGATGGACGGCGTCCAGGTCGAGACAGAGAAAGAACAAGAACTGATAGTGGGTGTCTACGCGGGTCGGGAAGGGGTTACTCAAGAAGAGTATGAGTTGTCGCTAGGACGCGTCTGGAAAATTGGAGCGATCGAAGAGATGATTCGAAAAGGGCAACGTGCGTCAGGGATTGCTTACCCGAAGATAAAACCGCTTTAGCCTCAGACAATTACGTTCCGATTCCCTGAACCCCATCGCCTCGGAGTTCCTCGACATTCGGCCTGTCGGTACGGCGGTCACCAAGGTAGGGAGCGAGGGGAGGGGCTGGCCTAGGTCGGCTCAGCTTGAGCCCTATGAACGAAAATCGGGCGTGCGCCATTATGAGACCGGCTTTCAACGTTGTCCCAAATTTTCCAATCATAGATAGGAGCGCAGTTTTTGCCGAAGGAGTTGTCGACTAGGGCAAGGGTACTCAAGTTGAACTCTACGCTGGGTGCTCCCCACCGATCTGCTGAAGGCTCGAAGGCTATTCGCAGTCCTTCGGGAGAAACGAGTAAAGTTCCTGAAGGAAAGTCTGATCGGGAAAGGTAGGTGCGGGTGTCATCTATTTCAGGCTCAATGACCCAATCCAATCCAAATGAAATGTAAAATTCGTCTGGCTGGTTCGAAATTAAAACTGCTGAGAAGCTTCCGTCTTTTAATGGAAATCGGAAATACCCCAACGTGAGCTCGGTGCTCGTTGGGGCACTCAAAACTAGGCCGAATGTCGGAATGGATCTGATCCGGCGACTGATCAATTCTCCTGGCTTTAACGTCGAGGCGGCTTTGACTTGAATTGAGCTCAGAAATTTCAAAGTTCACCCCCAGCCTGGACGGAAATCTCGGCGTTCACATTTGGGGCACGAGATGGGCGAGCCGGGTGGATCGTCGCGTTGTTCGCGCTCGCGAATTTCTTCCTTCGTAAGTACCTCTTCTT
Above is a window of Terrihabitans soli DNA encoding:
- a CDS encoding DUF1236 domain-containing protein → MKKLMLGAALAAATFTTPAFAQLLDIQIGPREREYIVREGRSVTYDGPIAVGTVLPADVEFYTVPEVTTYRYAVVNDRRVIVEPSSRRIIQIVE
- a CDS encoding SOS response-associated peptidase codes for the protein MPGRLAQGFEPEELLRLFNARAGDLEGAGPRWNSAPTHRLMAVRKDPQSGENALDLLRWGLVPHFAKDMKGGASLINARSETVSSTAPFRDAWAKKRRCLIPLKGYYEWRGEKGAKQPLAIALASKEPMALAGLWENWKDKESGLWLRTFTLLTCEPNSAIAEFHHRMPVIVLAEHQTGWLAGEDAAGLLKPIASKLLDIRPVGTAVNKVGNEGEELWNRISQSTSIFGRETI
- a CDS encoding trypsin-like peptidase domain-containing protein, with the protein product MESDKPVHVDFWPGNHLSYTTTKIDIFRNEILLSSATGFVMRYGQTYALVTNWHVLSGINPANGSCLSPTGAIPAQIRCHVTISQQVTVGATSGEQLFFKPIIIDLYEGEMPVWLENREHFPENDYAAIDLGAIVPELADPRVSLRSIRSGVVTLKKGRKPPAGDVAVAPDDFQSFYPPVGKEVFVLGYPKGITSTGVFPIWKRASIASEPQAPTNLRGRESHDVFYIDATTKHGMSGSPVICLAKPGDLFVTMDGVQVETEKEQELIVGVYAGREGVTQEEYELSLGRVWKIGAIEEMIRKGQRASGIAYPKIKPL